The window AACACCTCTTTGCCGACGCCGCAGGCTTTCGACAGATCGTTGCCAATCAGCGCCACCAGCGCCAGTCCTTCTTCCACCTCAACGCGGCACAGCGCGGAGAGTTCCATCAACAGCGATTGCGTCAGCAGGGTATCGCCGGTGGAGGTGGAACCGGTGGTGTCCAGCGTCAGCGCCACGCTCACTTCGGAGGTGGTAATCAGATCGACCGAGATATTATGGCGCGCAAGAATGCCGAACACTTCGGCCAGAAAGCCGCGCGAATGCAGCATATTCAGGCTGTGCAGGGTGAGCAGCGTCTGCTTGCGGCGCAGCGCCAGCGCGCGGAACAGCGGCGGGTTGTCGGTTTTGTTGCACACCAGGGTGCCGCCTGCTTTTGGCTCTTTACTCGAACCGACAAAGACCGGAATATCGCTGCGTACCGCGGGCAGAAGGGTCGCTGGATGCAGCACTTTCGCGCCGAAGGTTGCCATTTCCGCCGCTTCTTCAAAGGCGATTTTGTCGATCCGCTGCGCGGCGGGCACCACGCGGGGATCGGTGGTGTAGATGCCCGGCACGTCGGTCCAGATATCCACGCGCGTCGCCTGCAACGCTTCGGCCAGCAAGGCTGCCGTGTAGTCGCTACCGCCGCGTCCCAGCGTGGTGGTGCGCCCTTTGCTCTCGCTGCCGATAAAGCCCTGGGTGATGATCAGCCCCTCATTCAGGCGCGGCGCCAGCTGTAAGGTTGCCAGTTCCGCCAGCGCCGCGACATCCGGCTCGGCGCGACCAAAGCGATCGTTAGTGCGCATGATTTTGCGCACGTCGAACCACTGCGCCGCCACGTCGCGCTCGCGCAGGATCTCGACAAACAGCAGGGTGGACATCAGCTCGCCGTGGCTGACCAGCTCGTCAGTCAGCGCGGTAGAGGTGGCCAGCGAGGCGGCTTCCGCCAGCGTGGTAATATTCTCCAGCAGGCGCTCGATCTCTTCGCGAATGACGTTCGGGTAGCGCAGGCGTTCCAGAATATCGAACTGAATTTTGCGGATGGCGTCGAGTTTTTCGAAACGCGCCAGCGGCTCCAGACCTTCCGCCAGGGCGACCAGCAGATTGGTCACGCCCGCTGAGGCGGAAAGCACAACTACGCGAACGCTGGCATCGGAAAGCACCACGTCGGCGCTACGGTTCATGGCATCAAAATCGGCTACGCTGGTACCGCCAAATTTGGAGACGACTAGCTCTGTCATAACAACCTCGTGTCAGGGAGTGTGAAAGCGACCATGGCACAAAGGCAGAACAGAAACCGGTGCAGGCGCAAAAGCAAATTCAAAACTGTATTTATAAATAAAATGAGCGGCCTGGGCTGTCAACGCCGGGATTATGCGGATTTTTTATGCTGAGTTTATGCTCAGAAACAGCGCTTATAACAACTATACTTTCTGGTGCTTTGAATCTCGCATGAGCCGGGGCCAGGGCAACGGCACTAAAACAATCACACTTTTCTCTGTCTGGCGTTACAATCGATCCCAGTCACAATTCTCAAATCAGAAGAGTATTGCCAATGAAAAATATCAACCCAACGCAGACTTCTGCCTGGCAGGCGCTACAGAAACATTTTGACGAAATGAAAGACGTTACCATCGCGGATCTGTTCGCGAAGGATAGCGACCGTTTTAGCAAGTTCTCCGCGACGTTTGACGATCTGATGCTGGTGGATTACTCCAAAAACCGCATCACTGAAGAGACGCTGGCTAAGCTGCAGGATCTGGCGAAAGAGACCGATCTGGCGGGCGCCATCAAGTCCATGTTCTCCGGCGAAAAAATTAACCGTACCGAAGACCGCGCCGTACTGCACGTGGCGCTGCGTAACCGCAGCAATACCCCGATTCTCGTTGACGGCAAAGATGTGATGCCGGAAGTCAACGCGGTGCTGGAGAAGATGAAAACCTTCTCTGAAGCCATTATTTCAGGTAGCTGGAAAGGCTATACCGGCAAAGCGATTACCGATGTGGTCAATATCGGCATCGGCGGTTCCGACCTCGGTCCGTTCATGGTGACCGAAGCGCTGCGTCCCTATAAAAACCATCTGAACATGCACTTTGTTTCTAACGTTGATGGTACGCACATCGCCGAAGTGCTGAAAAAAGTGAACCCGGAAACCACCCTGTTCCTGGTGGCTTCCAAGACCTTCACCACCCAGGAAACCATGACCAACGCCCACAGCGCGCGCGACTGGTTCCTGAAAACCGCCGGTGATGAACAGCACGTGGCGAAACATTTTGCCGCGCTCTCTACCAACGCGAAAGCGGTTGGCGAGTTCGGCATTGATACGGCCAACATGTTTGAATTCTGGGACTGGGTCGGCGGTCGCTACTCCCTGTGGTCGGCGATTGGTCTGTCGATCATCCTCTCTGTGGGCTATGACAACTTTGTGGAACTGCTCTCCGGCGCGCACGCGATGGATAAGCACTTCTCCACCACCGCGCCAGAGAAAAACCTGCCGGTGCTGCTGGCGCTGATTGGTATCTGGTACAACAATTTCTTCGGCGCTGAAACCGAAGCGATTCTGCCGTATGACCAGTATATGCACCGCTTTGCAGCTTACTTCCAGCAGGGCAATATGGAATCTAACGGCAAATATGTTGACCGTAACGGCAACCCGGTAGATTACCAGACTGGCCCGATTATCTGGGGTGAGCCGGGCACTAACGGTCAGCACGCTTTCTACCAGCTGATTCACCAAGGCACCAAAATGGTTCCCTGCGACTTTATCGCCCCGGCGATCACCCACAACCCGCTGTCGGATCACCATCCGAAGCTGCTGTCTAACTTCTTTGCCCAGACTGAAGCGCTGGCGTTCGGTAAATCCCGTGAAGTGGTTGAGCAGGAGTACCGCGATCAGGGTAAAGATCCGGCAACGCTTGAGCATGTGGTGCCGTTCAAAGTGTTCGAAGGCAACCGTCCGACCAACTCGATCCTGCTGCGTGAAATCACCCCGTTCAGCCTGGGCGCGCTGATTGCGCTGTATGAGCACAAAATCTTCACCCAGGGCGTGATCCTGAACATCTTCACCTTCGACCAGTGGGGCGTGGAGCTGGGCAAACAGCTGGCGAACCGCATTCTGCCGGAGCTGAATGATGATAAAGAAATCAGCAGTCATGACAGCTCAACGAACGGGCTAATCAACCGCTATAAAGCCTGGCGCGCCTGATAAGCCATTTCGCCGCCATCCGGCAAAAAGAAAGTAAAGTCATAAAACAAGCCGATATTTATATCGGCTTTTTTATAAGATAAATCCGCTTGTCCACGTCATTGCGCATATTGCTGTATTGAGCTTAATCCTAAAATAATGAATAACCATAAATTACCGCCGTGTTATTTTAGGAAAATACGGATGTTAATTCTTCACTGGTAAAATATTAACCTTTTGATTTTTATATATAAATATATTTATCCAAAAATAAATAATTCCGCAAAGGTCCAATTATCCTAAAACCGCCTCGTTATTCAGAGCTGGCGTAATCCGCATGCTTTAGTTGTGTATACTCGATCCCGCCCGAAACTCTTTTGGGTAAATCTCCATTCATTCAATGAAGGGAAATTGTTATGAAAAAAGTTCTGTATGGCATTTTTGCCATATCTGCGCTTGCGGCGAGCTCTGTCTACGCAGCCCCGGTTCAGGTGGGTGAAGCGGCAGGTTCGGCGGCGACGTCGGTGTCGGCGGGCAGTTCCTCCGCGACCAGCGTCAGCACCGTAAGCTCGGCGGTGGGCGTCGCGCTGGCGGCGACCGGCGGCGGTGACGGTTCCAACACCGGGACCACCACCACCACGACCACCAGTACCCAGTAACACCGGTACGCTTTAAGCATAACCACACTTCGGTGTGGTTATTTTAGCTGTAGGTCGGGTAAGCGCAGCGCCACCCGACAACCATGCGGAGAAGAGTCGTGAAGCGACCTGGAATCATCCTTATTTGCCTGCTGTTACAGGCATGTTCAGCCACCACCAAAGAGCTGGGCCATTCTCTGTGGGACAGTCTGTTCGGCACGCCCGGCGTACAGCTGACGGACGACGATATTCAGAATATGCCCTACGCCAGCCAGTATATGCAGCTTAACGGCGGGCCTCAGCTGTTTGTGGTGCTTGCTTTCGCCGAAAACGGGCAGCAGAAATGGGTGACTCAGGATCAGGCCACCCTTGTGACGCAGCATGGTCGCCTGGTGAAAACGCTGCTCGGCGGCGACAACCTTATTGAAGTCAATAATCTCGCTGACGACCCGCTTATCGCACCCAACCAGATCGTCGACGGCGCTACCTGGACCCGCACAATGGGCTGGACCGAACACAAGCAGGTTCGCTACGCCACCGTGCGCTCGGTCTTTACGTGGGATGGCCGCGACACGGTAAAAGTGGGCAGCGATGAAACGCCCGTACGCGTGCTGGACGAAGAGGTGACCACCGACCAGACGCGCTGGCATAACCGCTACTGGATCGACAGCGAAGGGCAAATTCGCCAGTCGGAGCAGTATCTTGGCGCGGGATTTTTCCCGGTGAAAACCACGCTGATCAAGGCGGCAAAATGATGAAACGGACACTTTTCGCGCTGCTTATCAGCCTGAACGCCGCGTCGGTTTTTGCCGCCGGCACCGTAAACGTCTTTATCGCCGGGACGCCGCAGGCTAAAACGCTGACCGGCGCGGAACGCCTTATTGATCTGGTGGGACAGCCGAGGCTGGCGAACAGCTGGTGGCCGGGGGCGGTGATTAGCGAAGAACAGGCGACCGCGGCGGCGCTGCGCCAGCAGCAGGAACTGGTCGCGCGACTGGCGGCGCTGAGCGCCGGAGAGAGCGGCGATGACGCGGCCGCCATTAACGCCCTGCGCCAGCAGGTGCAGGCGCTCAGAATCACCGGCAGGCAGCGGGTGAATCTCGATCCGGACGTGGTGCGCGTCAGCGAGCGCGCAAATCCGCCGCTACAGGGAAACTACACGCTGTGGGTGGGTCCGCAGCCAGCGGAGGTCACCCTGTTCGGTCTGATGAGCCGTCCGGGAAAATTGCCGTTTATGCCGGGGCGCGACGTCGTCAGCTACCTCGAAGGGCAAAGCCTGCTCAGCGGCGCGGATCGCAGCTACGCATGGGTTATCTACCCTGACGGACGCAGCCAGAAAGTGCCGGTCGCTTACTGGAACAGGCGTCACGTTGAGCCGATGCCCGGCAGCATTATTTTTGTGGGGCTGGATGATGCCGTCTGGAGCAGCGAACCGGATGCGCTGAACGCCGACATTCTTCATACCCTGACGCAGCGGATACCCGAGTAATGAAAAAAATACATCTGCTCAGCTTACTGGCGCTGGGCATCAGCGCGGCCTGTCATGGCGAAACGTACCCGGCGCCCATTGGCCCCTCGCAGTCTGATTTCGGCGGCGTGGGGCTGCTGCAAACCCCGACCGCGCGCATGGCGCGTGAAGGGGAGCTAAGTCTTAACTATCGCGATAACGATCAGTACCGTTACTATTCGGCCTCGGTGCAGCTGTTTCCCTGGCTGGAAACCACGCTGCGTTACACCGACGTGCGTACCAGACAGTACAGCAGCGTGGAGTCCTTCTCCGGCGATCAAACCTACAAGGATAAAGCTTTCGACCTGAAGCTGAGACTGTGGGAAGAGAGCTACTGGCTGCCGCAGGTGGCGGTGGGTGCGCGGGATATCGGCGGTACCGGTCTGTTCGATGCCGAATATATCGTGGCGAATAAAGCCTGGGGGCCGTTTGATTTCTCGCTCGGCCTCGGCTGGGGCTATCTCGGCACCAGCGGCAACGTAAGCAACCCGCTCTGCTCGGTCAGCGACAAATACTGCTATCGCGATAACAGCTATCAGCAGGCCGGTTCCATTGACGGCAGCCAGATGTTCCACGGCCCGGCGTCGCTGTTTGGCGGCGTCGAATACCAGACGCCCTGGCAGCCGCTGCGCCTGAAGCTGGAGTATGAAGGCAATAACTATCAACAGGACTTTGCCGGCAGGCTGGAGCAGAAAAGCAAGTTTAACGTCGGCGCCATTTACCGCGTCACCGACTGGGCCGACGTTAACCTCAGCTACGAGCGCGGTAATACCTTCATGTTTGGCGTCACCCTGCGCACCAACTTCAACGATCTGCGTCCGACTTACAACGATAATGCCCGACCGAAATACCAGCCGCAGCCGCAGGATGCGATCCTGCAACACTCGGTGGTCGCCAGTCAGCTTACGCTGCTGAAATACAACGCCGGACTGACGGACCCCAAAATTCAGGTGAAGGGCGATACGCTGTACGTCACCGGCGAGCAGGTGAAATACCGCGACTCGCGGGAGGGGATCGAACGGGCGAACCGGATCGTGATGAACGATCTGCCGGAGGGGATCCGCACGATCCGCGTTACCGAAAACCGTCTTAACCTGCCGCAGGTGACCACCGAAACGGACGTCGCCAGCCTGAAGCGCCATCTGGAAGGGGAGCCGCTGGGGCACGAAACGCCGCTGGCGCAAAAACGCCTTGAGCCGGTGGTTCCCGAAAGCACCGAGCAGGGCTGGTATATCGACAAGTCGCGCTTTGCCTTCCATGTCGATCCGGTGCTCAATCAGTCGGTGGGCGGGCCGGAAAAC is drawn from Citrobacter rodentium NBRC 105723 = DSM 16636 and contains these coding sequences:
- the lysC gene encoding lysine-sensitive aspartokinase 3, whose translation is MTELVVSKFGGTSVADFDAMNRSADVVLSDASVRVVVLSASAGVTNLLVALAEGLEPLARFEKLDAIRKIQFDILERLRYPNVIREEIERLLENITTLAEAASLATSTALTDELVSHGELMSTLLFVEILRERDVAAQWFDVRKIMRTNDRFGRAEPDVAALAELATLQLAPRLNEGLIITQGFIGSESKGRTTTLGRGGSDYTAALLAEALQATRVDIWTDVPGIYTTDPRVVPAAQRIDKIAFEEAAEMATFGAKVLHPATLLPAVRSDIPVFVGSSKEPKAGGTLVCNKTDNPPLFRALALRRKQTLLTLHSLNMLHSRGFLAEVFGILARHNISVDLITTSEVSVALTLDTTGSTSTGDTLLTQSLLMELSALCRVEVEEGLALVALIGNDLSKACGVGKEVFGVLEPFNIRMICYGASSHNLCFLVPGAEAEQVVQKLHQNLFE
- the pgi gene encoding glucose-6-phosphate isomerase; this encodes MKNINPTQTSAWQALQKHFDEMKDVTIADLFAKDSDRFSKFSATFDDLMLVDYSKNRITEETLAKLQDLAKETDLAGAIKSMFSGEKINRTEDRAVLHVALRNRSNTPILVDGKDVMPEVNAVLEKMKTFSEAIISGSWKGYTGKAITDVVNIGIGGSDLGPFMVTEALRPYKNHLNMHFVSNVDGTHIAEVLKKVNPETTLFLVASKTFTTQETMTNAHSARDWFLKTAGDEQHVAKHFAALSTNAKAVGEFGIDTANMFEFWDWVGGRYSLWSAIGLSIILSVGYDNFVELLSGAHAMDKHFSTTAPEKNLPVLLALIGIWYNNFFGAETEAILPYDQYMHRFAAYFQQGNMESNGKYVDRNGNPVDYQTGPIIWGEPGTNGQHAFYQLIHQGTKMVPCDFIAPAITHNPLSDHHPKLLSNFFAQTEALAFGKSREVVEQEYRDQGKDPATLEHVVPFKVFEGNRPTNSILLREITPFSLGALIALYEHKIFTQGVILNIFTFDQWGVELGKQLANRILPELNDDKEISSHDSSTNGLINRYKAWRA
- the yjbE gene encoding exopolysaccharide production protein YjbE; this encodes MKKVLYGIFAISALAASSVYAAPVQVGEAAGSAATSVSAGSSSATSVSTVSSAVGVALAATGGGDGSNTGTTTTTTTSTQ
- a CDS encoding YjbF family lipoprotein; protein product: MKRPGIILICLLLQACSATTKELGHSLWDSLFGTPGVQLTDDDIQNMPYASQYMQLNGGPQLFVVLAFAENGQQKWVTQDQATLVTQHGRLVKTLLGGDNLIEVNNLADDPLIAPNQIVDGATWTRTMGWTEHKQVRYATVRSVFTWDGRDTVKVGSDETPVRVLDEEVTTDQTRWHNRYWIDSEGQIRQSEQYLGAGFFPVKTTLIKAAK
- a CDS encoding capsule biosynthesis GfcC family protein translates to MMKRTLFALLISLNAASVFAAGTVNVFIAGTPQAKTLTGAERLIDLVGQPRLANSWWPGAVISEEQATAAALRQQQELVARLAALSAGESGDDAAAINALRQQVQALRITGRQRVNLDPDVVRVSERANPPLQGNYTLWVGPQPAEVTLFGLMSRPGKLPFMPGRDVVSYLEGQSLLSGADRSYAWVIYPDGRSQKVPVAYWNRRHVEPMPGSIIFVGLDDAVWSSEPDALNADILHTLTQRIPE
- a CDS encoding YjbH domain-containing protein, translated to MKKIHLLSLLALGISAACHGETYPAPIGPSQSDFGGVGLLQTPTARMAREGELSLNYRDNDQYRYYSASVQLFPWLETTLRYTDVRTRQYSSVESFSGDQTYKDKAFDLKLRLWEESYWLPQVAVGARDIGGTGLFDAEYIVANKAWGPFDFSLGLGWGYLGTSGNVSNPLCSVSDKYCYRDNSYQQAGSIDGSQMFHGPASLFGGVEYQTPWQPLRLKLEYEGNNYQQDFAGRLEQKSKFNVGAIYRVTDWADVNLSYERGNTFMFGVTLRTNFNDLRPTYNDNARPKYQPQPQDAILQHSVVASQLTLLKYNAGLTDPKIQVKGDTLYVTGEQVKYRDSREGIERANRIVMNDLPEGIRTIRVTENRLNLPQVTTETDVASLKRHLEGEPLGHETPLAQKRLEPVVPESTEQGWYIDKSRFAFHVDPVLNQSVGGPENFYMYQLGVMATADLWLTDHLLTTGSLFGNLANNYDKFNYTNPPSDSKLPRVRTRVREYVQNDVYVNNLQANYFQYFGNGFYGQVYGGYLETMYGGAGAEVLYRPVDSNWAFGLDANYVKQRDWRSAQDMMKFTDYSVKTGHLTAYWTPSFAQDVLVKASVGQYLAGDKGGTLDISKRFDSGVVVGGYATLTNVSPDEYGEGDFTKGIYVSIPLDLFSSGPTRSRAAVGWTPLTRDGGQQLGRKFQLYDMTSDKNINFR